A DNA window from Lutra lutra chromosome 8, mLutLut1.2, whole genome shotgun sequence contains the following coding sequences:
- the SEPTIN3 gene encoding neuronal-specific septin-3 isoform X1 produces the protein MDHDFEMQQHGSLNPTTPLSHSHLLGRSARPSKLSGGGSPLVPVLRKTICLDAFPQSHIPQASGRPGPGARARTVPPQETMPRKLSSISLTLRQNSQAWPLSPLPSHWEELPTPGKEAAIHGGGRLLSPGSRSLTQVPGGRVHCEGPGNPGLAKPSRMPIVEKPLVSSYLALPFQSRLAQKSPCPAGPGLVGQKHPVPGTAYAITRASPGRGKPRARGIPRPRLHLQRATSTMGPATTMDLATLDATRLGTGRRLSTTVTNRPNLTVHPATPNTSGRDPGMELAALGTKLDAAVDFATAGPSEPSTVTDLVTPEPDKLGKAIAIAGPAKPDPTTEGTAVDLVVPDPVKLGTARTHAATDLARAKTAQPDRAPDSLALDTSKLGTTMGEITLDRVINLTISATYPLRSSRNTAPSWVHATADTSRDWPAEPGTLDQARETKGLPETRTDAAMSELVPEPRPKPAVPMKPMSINSNLLGYIGIDTIIEQMRKKTMKTGFDFNIMVVGQSGLGKSTLVNTLFKSQVSRKASSWNREEKIPKTVEIKAIGHVIEEGGVKMKLTVIDTPGFGDQINNENCWEPIEKYINEQYEKFLKEEVNIARKKRIPDTRVHCCLYFISPTGHSLRPLDLEFMKHLSKVVNIIPVIAKADTMTLEEKSEFKQRVRKELEVNGIEFYPQKEFDEDLEDKTENDKIRESMPFAVVGSDKEYQVNGKRVLGRKTPWGIIEVENLNHCEFALLRDFVIRTHLQDLKEVTHNIHYETYRAKRLNDNGGLPPGEGLLGTVLPPVPATPCPTAE, from the exons ATGGACCACGATTTTGAGATGCAGCAGCATGGCTCCCTCAACCCCACAACCCCTCTCTCCCACAGCCACCTGCTGGGGCGCTCTGCCCGCCCCTCAAAGCTCTCTGGAGGGGGGTCTCCCCTCGTCCCTGTCCTCAGGAAAACCATCTGTCTGGATGCCTTTCCTCAAAGCCATATCCCACAGGCTTCCGGTCGACCAGGCCCTGGAGCCAGGGCCCGGACTGTGCCCCCACAGGAGACCATGCCCCGGAAGCTCAGCTCCATCTCCTTAACACTCCGGCAGAACAGCCAGGCATGGCCCCTGAGTCCCCTACCTTCTCACTGGGAAGAGCTGCCCACCCCGGGCAAGGAGGCTGCCATCCATGGAGGAGGAAGGCTGCTCAGCCCAGGCTCACGATCTCTGACCCAAGTGCCTGGGGGCAGAGTCCACTGTGAGGGCCCAGGGAACCCAGGTCTGGCCAAACCCAGCAGGATGCCCATAGTGGAGAAGCCTCTGGTGAGTTCCTACCTGGCCCTACCGTTTCAATCCCGGTTAGCCCAGAAATCACCATGTCCCGCAGGGCCAGGCTTGGTAGGTCAGAAGCACCCTGTCCCAGGGACTGCCTATGCGATTACCAGAGCATCTCCAGGAAGAGGCAAGCCCCGGGCCAGGGGTATCCCGAGACCCCGGCTGCATCTCCAAAGGGCCACCTCTACCATGGGGCCTGCGACGACCATGGATTTGGCTACTCTGGACGCAACCAGGCTAGGCACAGGCAGACGTTTAAGCACAACGGTCACCAACAGACCTAACTTGACTGTCCATCCGGCCACACCAAACACATCCGGACGGGATCCAGGCATGGAGTTGGCTGCTCTGGGCACCAAGCTGGACGCAGCCGTGGACTTTGCTACAGCAGGCCCATCCGAGCCAAGCACAGTCACGGATTTGGTGACCCCAGAGCCAGACAAGCTGGGCAAAGCCATAGCTATAGCAGGTCCAGCCAAGCCAGATCCAACCACAGAGGGCACAGCCGTGGATTTGGTGGTACCAGACCCAGTCAAGCTGGGCACAGCCAGGACACATGCAGCCACGGATCTGGCTAGAGCAAAAACAGCCCAGCCGGACAGAGCTCCAGATTCTTTGGCTTTGGACACAAGCAAGCTAGGCACCACCATGGGGGAGATCACACTGGACAGAGTCATTAACCTGACCATATCAGCCACCTACCCGCTGAGGTCAAGCAGAAACACAGCCCCATCGTGGGTCCATGCTACTGCAGATACTTCCAGAGACTGGCCCGCAGAGCCTGGCACACTGGACCAAGCCAGAGAAACCAAAG GGCTCCCAGAGACCAGGACGGACGCAGCCATGTCAGAGCTGGTGCCTGAGCCCAGGCCTAAGCCGGCAGTGCCCATGAAACCCATGAGCATCAACTCCAACCTGCTCGGCTACATTGGCATTGACACCATCATTGAGCAGATGCGCAAGAAAACCATGAAGACTGGTTTCGACTTCAACATCATGGTGGTTG GTCAGAGCGGACTGGGCAAGTCAACGCTGGTCAACACACTCTTCAAATCCCAGGTGAGCCGCAAGGCCTCCAGCTGGAACCGGGAGGAGAAGATTCCCAAGACCGTGGAGATCAAAGCTATTGGGCACG TGATAGAGGAAGGCGGGGTCAAAATGAAGCTGACCGTCATCGACACTCCGGGCTTCGGAGACCAGATCAACAATGAAAACTG cTGGGAGCCCATTGAGAAGTACATCAATGAACAGTACGAGAAGTTCCTGAAGGAAGAGGTCAACATCGCCAGGAAGAAACGGATCCCCGACACTCGTGTCCACTGCTGCCTCTACTTCATCTCCCCCACGGGACACTC CTTGCGACCCCTCGATCTGGAGTTCATGAAGCACCTCAGCAAAGTTGTGAACATCATTCCGGTCATTGCTAAGGCTGACACCATGACCCTGGAGGAGAAGTCTGAATTCAAGCAAAGG GTTCGAAAGGAGCTTGAAGTGAATGGCATTGAGTTCTACCCCCAGAAGGAATTTGATGAGGATTTGGAGGACAAGACAGAGAATGACAAAATCCGG GAAAGCATGCCGTTCGCTGTCGTGGGAAGTGACAAGGAGTACCAAGTGAATGGCAAGCGTGTCCTCGGCAGAAAAACTCCCTGGGGAATCATTGAAG tGGAAAACCTCAACCACTGTGAGTTTGCCTTGCTCCGAGACTTTGTCATCAG GACCCACCTCCAGGACCTCAAGGAAGTGACACACAACATCCACTACGAGACCTACAGGGCCAAGCGGCTCAATGACAATGGAGGCCTCCCTCCG GGAGAAGGCCTCCTGGGCACTGTCCTTCCACCTGTGCcagccaccccctgccccactgctGAATGA
- the SEPTIN3 gene encoding neuronal-specific septin-3 isoform X3 produces the protein MSKGLPETRTDAAMSELVPEPRPKPAVPMKPMSINSNLLGYIGIDTIIEQMRKKTMKTGFDFNIMVVGQSGLGKSTLVNTLFKSQVSRKASSWNREEKIPKTVEIKAIGHVIEEGGVKMKLTVIDTPGFGDQINNENCWEPIEKYINEQYEKFLKEEVNIARKKRIPDTRVHCCLYFISPTGHSLRPLDLEFMKHLSKVVNIIPVIAKADTMTLEEKSEFKQRVRKELEVNGIEFYPQKEFDEDLEDKTENDKIRESMPFAVVGSDKEYQVNGKRVLGRKTPWGIIEVENLNHCEFALLRDFVIRTHLQDLKEVTHNIHYETYRAKRLNDNGGLPPGEGLLGTVLPPVPATPCPTAE, from the exons ATGTCCAAAG GGCTCCCAGAGACCAGGACGGACGCAGCCATGTCAGAGCTGGTGCCTGAGCCCAGGCCTAAGCCGGCAGTGCCCATGAAACCCATGAGCATCAACTCCAACCTGCTCGGCTACATTGGCATTGACACCATCATTGAGCAGATGCGCAAGAAAACCATGAAGACTGGTTTCGACTTCAACATCATGGTGGTTG GTCAGAGCGGACTGGGCAAGTCAACGCTGGTCAACACACTCTTCAAATCCCAGGTGAGCCGCAAGGCCTCCAGCTGGAACCGGGAGGAGAAGATTCCCAAGACCGTGGAGATCAAAGCTATTGGGCACG TGATAGAGGAAGGCGGGGTCAAAATGAAGCTGACCGTCATCGACACTCCGGGCTTCGGAGACCAGATCAACAATGAAAACTG cTGGGAGCCCATTGAGAAGTACATCAATGAACAGTACGAGAAGTTCCTGAAGGAAGAGGTCAACATCGCCAGGAAGAAACGGATCCCCGACACTCGTGTCCACTGCTGCCTCTACTTCATCTCCCCCACGGGACACTC CTTGCGACCCCTCGATCTGGAGTTCATGAAGCACCTCAGCAAAGTTGTGAACATCATTCCGGTCATTGCTAAGGCTGACACCATGACCCTGGAGGAGAAGTCTGAATTCAAGCAAAGG GTTCGAAAGGAGCTTGAAGTGAATGGCATTGAGTTCTACCCCCAGAAGGAATTTGATGAGGATTTGGAGGACAAGACAGAGAATGACAAAATCCGG GAAAGCATGCCGTTCGCTGTCGTGGGAAGTGACAAGGAGTACCAAGTGAATGGCAAGCGTGTCCTCGGCAGAAAAACTCCCTGGGGAATCATTGAAG tGGAAAACCTCAACCACTGTGAGTTTGCCTTGCTCCGAGACTTTGTCATCAG GACCCACCTCCAGGACCTCAAGGAAGTGACACACAACATCCACTACGAGACCTACAGGGCCAAGCGGCTCAATGACAATGGAGGCCTCCCTCCG GGAGAAGGCCTCCTGGGCACTGTCCTTCCACCTGTGCcagccaccccctgccccactgctGAATGA
- the SEPTIN3 gene encoding neuronal-specific septin-3 isoform X2 produces the protein MSKGLPETRTDAAMSELVPEPRPKPAVPMKPMSINSNLLGYIGIDTIIEQMRKKTMKTGFDFNIMVVGQSGLGKSTLVNTLFKSQVSRKASSWNREEKIPKTVEIKAIGHVIEEGGVKMKLTVIDTPGFGDQINNENCWEPIEKYINEQYEKFLKEEVNIARKKRIPDTRVHCCLYFISPTGHSLRPLDLEFMKHLSKVVNIIPVIAKADTMTLEEKSEFKQRVRKELEVNGIEFYPQKEFDEDLEDKTENDKIRQESMPFAVVGSDKEYQVNGKRVLGRKTPWGIIEVENLNHCEFALLRDFVIRTHLQDLKEVTHNIHYETYRAKRLNDNGGLPPGEGLLGTVLPPVPATPCPTAE, from the exons ATGTCCAAAG GGCTCCCAGAGACCAGGACGGACGCAGCCATGTCAGAGCTGGTGCCTGAGCCCAGGCCTAAGCCGGCAGTGCCCATGAAACCCATGAGCATCAACTCCAACCTGCTCGGCTACATTGGCATTGACACCATCATTGAGCAGATGCGCAAGAAAACCATGAAGACTGGTTTCGACTTCAACATCATGGTGGTTG GTCAGAGCGGACTGGGCAAGTCAACGCTGGTCAACACACTCTTCAAATCCCAGGTGAGCCGCAAGGCCTCCAGCTGGAACCGGGAGGAGAAGATTCCCAAGACCGTGGAGATCAAAGCTATTGGGCACG TGATAGAGGAAGGCGGGGTCAAAATGAAGCTGACCGTCATCGACACTCCGGGCTTCGGAGACCAGATCAACAATGAAAACTG cTGGGAGCCCATTGAGAAGTACATCAATGAACAGTACGAGAAGTTCCTGAAGGAAGAGGTCAACATCGCCAGGAAGAAACGGATCCCCGACACTCGTGTCCACTGCTGCCTCTACTTCATCTCCCCCACGGGACACTC CTTGCGACCCCTCGATCTGGAGTTCATGAAGCACCTCAGCAAAGTTGTGAACATCATTCCGGTCATTGCTAAGGCTGACACCATGACCCTGGAGGAGAAGTCTGAATTCAAGCAAAGG GTTCGAAAGGAGCTTGAAGTGAATGGCATTGAGTTCTACCCCCAGAAGGAATTTGATGAGGATTTGGAGGACAAGACAGAGAATGACAAAATCCGG CAGGAAAGCATGCCGTTCGCTGTCGTGGGAAGTGACAAGGAGTACCAAGTGAATGGCAAGCGTGTCCTCGGCAGAAAAACTCCCTGGGGAATCATTGAAG tGGAAAACCTCAACCACTGTGAGTTTGCCTTGCTCCGAGACTTTGTCATCAG GACCCACCTCCAGGACCTCAAGGAAGTGACACACAACATCCACTACGAGACCTACAGGGCCAAGCGGCTCAATGACAATGGAGGCCTCCCTCCG GGAGAAGGCCTCCTGGGCACTGTCCTTCCACCTGTGCcagccaccccctgccccactgctGAATGA
- the SEPTIN3 gene encoding neuronal-specific septin-3 isoform X4: MSELVPEPRPKPAVPMKPMSINSNLLGYIGIDTIIEQMRKKTMKTGFDFNIMVVGQSGLGKSTLVNTLFKSQVSRKASSWNREEKIPKTVEIKAIGHVIEEGGVKMKLTVIDTPGFGDQINNENCWEPIEKYINEQYEKFLKEEVNIARKKRIPDTRVHCCLYFISPTGHSLRPLDLEFMKHLSKVVNIIPVIAKADTMTLEEKSEFKQRVRKELEVNGIEFYPQKEFDEDLEDKTENDKIRQESMPFAVVGSDKEYQVNGKRVLGRKTPWGIIEVENLNHCEFALLRDFVIRTHLQDLKEVTHNIHYETYRAKRLNDNGGLPPGEGLLGTVLPPVPATPCPTAE, translated from the exons ATGTCAGAGCTGGTGCCTGAGCCCAGGCCTAAGCCGGCAGTGCCCATGAAACCCATGAGCATCAACTCCAACCTGCTCGGCTACATTGGCATTGACACCATCATTGAGCAGATGCGCAAGAAAACCATGAAGACTGGTTTCGACTTCAACATCATGGTGGTTG GTCAGAGCGGACTGGGCAAGTCAACGCTGGTCAACACACTCTTCAAATCCCAGGTGAGCCGCAAGGCCTCCAGCTGGAACCGGGAGGAGAAGATTCCCAAGACCGTGGAGATCAAAGCTATTGGGCACG TGATAGAGGAAGGCGGGGTCAAAATGAAGCTGACCGTCATCGACACTCCGGGCTTCGGAGACCAGATCAACAATGAAAACTG cTGGGAGCCCATTGAGAAGTACATCAATGAACAGTACGAGAAGTTCCTGAAGGAAGAGGTCAACATCGCCAGGAAGAAACGGATCCCCGACACTCGTGTCCACTGCTGCCTCTACTTCATCTCCCCCACGGGACACTC CTTGCGACCCCTCGATCTGGAGTTCATGAAGCACCTCAGCAAAGTTGTGAACATCATTCCGGTCATTGCTAAGGCTGACACCATGACCCTGGAGGAGAAGTCTGAATTCAAGCAAAGG GTTCGAAAGGAGCTTGAAGTGAATGGCATTGAGTTCTACCCCCAGAAGGAATTTGATGAGGATTTGGAGGACAAGACAGAGAATGACAAAATCCGG CAGGAAAGCATGCCGTTCGCTGTCGTGGGAAGTGACAAGGAGTACCAAGTGAATGGCAAGCGTGTCCTCGGCAGAAAAACTCCCTGGGGAATCATTGAAG tGGAAAACCTCAACCACTGTGAGTTTGCCTTGCTCCGAGACTTTGTCATCAG GACCCACCTCCAGGACCTCAAGGAAGTGACACACAACATCCACTACGAGACCTACAGGGCCAAGCGGCTCAATGACAATGGAGGCCTCCCTCCG GGAGAAGGCCTCCTGGGCACTGTCCTTCCACCTGTGCcagccaccccctgccccactgctGAATGA